GACTGGGCGATCGTTGCAATCGTCGCCATCTCCGCTTTGATCAGTCTAAGCCGCGGCTTCGTAAAAGAAGCACTGTCGTTGCTGACCTGGATCATCGCAGGAGTCGTAGCCTGGATGTTCGGTGGTTCACTGTCGGTTTACCTGGCCGGGTACATCGAAACACCTTCGGCTCGCGTCATCGCGGGCTGCGCCATCATGTTCATCGCCACGCTGCTGGTGGGGGCAATGGTCAATTATCTTATTGGCGAGTTGATACGTGTTACCGGCCTCTCCGGGACCGATCGATTTCTCGGCATGGCCTTCGGCGCCGCACGTGGCGGCTTGCTGGTGGTTGTGGCGGTCGGGCTGTTGAGCCTGGGGCCGGTACAGCAGGATGCATGGTGGCAAGAGTCGGTACTCGTGCCAAAATTTCTATTGGTTGCAGACTGGTCCAAGAACCTCATATTGGGGTGGAGCAGTCAGTGGCTGGCCAGCGGAATCAGCGTACCCGCTGATCTTCCGTTCAAGGAACACCTCTTGCCGGCCAAAACGCCTCAGTAAGCAGTGTTCAGTCAAGATTCATTAAGTAGGGGTTGCGTCGCATGTGTGGCATCGTCGGTATCGTCGGTAAGTCGAACGTCAATCAGGCGCTGTATGACGCGCTAACCGTCCTCCAGCACCGCGGCCAGGACGCTGCCGGTATTGTGACCAGCCACGACGGCCGGTTATTCCTGCGCAAGGACAATGGCCTGGTGCGTGACGTGTTCCATCAACGTCACATGCAGCGCCTCGTCGGGCACATGGGCATTGGCCATGTGCGTTACCCGACTGCCGGTAGCTCGACTTCGGCCGAAGCTCAACCGTTTTACGTCAACTCGCCTTACGGCATCACCCTGGCGCACAACGGTAACCTGACCAACGTTGAACAGCTGGCCAAGGAGATTTACGAATCTGACCTGCGCCACGTCAACACCAACTCCGACTCGGAAGTGCTGCTCAACGTGTTCGCCCACGAGCTGGCCCAGCGCGGCAAGCTGCAGCCGACCGAAGAAGACGTGTTTGCCGCCGTGACCGACGTGCACAACCGTTGCGTCGGCGGTTACGCCGTGGTGGCAATGATCACGGGTTACGGCATCGTCGGCTTCCGTGACCCGCACGGCATCCGCCCGATCGTGTTCGGCCAGCGTCACACCGACGAAGGCGTCGAGTACATGATCGCCTCCGAAAGCGTGTCCCTGGATGTGCTGGGCTTCACCCTGATCCGCGACCTCGCACCGGGTGAAGCGGTGTACATCACCGAAGACGGCAAGCTGCACACCCGTCAGTGCGCGATTGCGCCAAAACTCACGCCATGCATCTTCGAACACGTCTACCTGGCGCGTCCGGACTCGATCATCGACGGTGTTTCGGTGTACAAGGCGCGCCTGCGCATGGGCGAGAAGCTGGCCGAGAAGATCCTGCGCGAGCGTCCTGAGCACGATATCGACGTGGTGATCCCGATTCCGGACACCAGCCGTACTGCGGCGCTGGAGTTGGCCAACCACTTGGGCGTCAAGTTCCGCGAAGGCTTCGTCAAGAACCGTTACATCGGCCGTACCTTCATCATGCCTGGCCAGGCGGCGCGCAAGAAGTCGGTACGCCAGAAGCTCAACGCGATCGAGCTGGAGTTCCGCGGCAAGAACGTGATGCTGGTGGACGACTCCATCGTGCGCGGCACCACGTGCAAGCAGATCATCCAGATGGCCCGCGAAGCCGGTGCGAAGAACGTGTACTTCTGTTCCGCCGCGCCTGCCGTGCGTTACCCGAACGTGTACGGTATCGACATGCCGAGCGCCCACGAGCTGATCGCCCACAACCGTTCGACCCAGGATGTGGCCGACCTGATCGGTGCTGACTGGTTGATCTATCAGGACCTGCCGGACCTGATCGAAGCGGTCGGTGGTGGCAAGATCAAGATCGCCGAGTTTGACTGCGCCGTGTTCGACGGCAAGTATGTGACGGGCGATGTCGATGAGGCCTACCTGAACAAGATCGAGCAGGCGCGTAACGATTCATCGAAGATCAAGACCCAGGCGGTCAGCGCGATCATCGATCTGTACAACAACTGAGTAGACACCGGCCCTGAGGGGCCGGTTTTGTATCTTAAACAGAGTATTGAGTAAGGAGTCGCAGCATGAGTCAGGAATGGGATGCCGGTCGGCTGGACAGCGACCTCGATGGCGTAGCTTTCGATACCCTGGCTGTGCGCGCCGGTCAGCACCGCACCCCGGAAGGTGAGCACGGTGACCCGATGTTCTTCACCTCCAGCTATGTATTTCGCACCGCTGCCGACGCGGCTGCGCGCTTTGCCGGCGAAGTGCCGGGCAACGTCTATTCGCGTTACACCAACCCGACCGTGCGTGCGTTCGAAGAACGTATCGCGGCCCTGGAAGGCGCTGAGCAGGCGGTGGCCACGGCGACCGGCATGGCGGCGATCCTGGCCGTGGTGATGAGCCTGTGCAGCGCTGGCGACCATGTGCTGGTGTCGCGCAGTGTGTTCGGCTCCACCATCAGCCTGTTCGAGAAGTACTTCAAGCGCTTCGGCATCGAAGTGGACTATGTGCCCCTGGCGGACCTGTCCGGCTGGGACGCGGCGATCAAGGCCAACACCAAGTTGCTGTTCGTCGAGTCGCCGTCCAACCCGCTCGCCGAACTGGTGGATATCGCTGCATTGTCTGAAGTGGCCCACGCCAAGGGCGCGATGCTGGTGGTCGACAACTGCTTCTGCACGCCGGCGCTGCAACAGCCGCTGAAGCTGGGCGCGGATATCGTTGTGCACTCAGCCACCAAGTTCATCGACGGCCAGGGCCGTTGCATGGGTGGCGTAGTCGCTGGCCGCAGCGAGCAAATGAAGGAAGTGGTGGGTTTCTTGCGCACCGCCGGCCCGACCCTGAGTCCGTTCAATGCGTGGATCTTCCTCAAAGGCCTGGAGACGCTCAGCCTGCGGATGAAGGCCCATTGTGCGAATGCCCAGGCTTTGGCCGAGTGGTTGGA
The window above is part of the Pseudomonas sp. KBS0710 genome. Proteins encoded here:
- a CDS encoding O-succinylhomoserine sulfhydrylase, encoding MSQEWDAGRLDSDLDGVAFDTLAVRAGQHRTPEGEHGDPMFFTSSYVFRTAADAAARFAGEVPGNVYSRYTNPTVRAFEERIAALEGAEQAVATATGMAAILAVVMSLCSAGDHVLVSRSVFGSTISLFEKYFKRFGIEVDYVPLADLSGWDAAIKANTKLLFVESPSNPLAELVDIAALSEVAHAKGAMLVVDNCFCTPALQQPLKLGADIVVHSATKFIDGQGRCMGGVVAGRSEQMKEVVGFLRTAGPTLSPFNAWIFLKGLETLSLRMKAHCANAQALAEWLEQQDGIEKVHYAGLKSHPQHALAQRQQRGFGAVVSFEVKGGKDGAWRFIDATRLISITANLGDSKTTITHPSTTSHGRLAPQEREAAGIRDSLIRIAVGLEDVADLQADLARGLAVL
- the purF gene encoding amidophosphoribosyltransferase; this translates as MCGIVGIVGKSNVNQALYDALTVLQHRGQDAAGIVTSHDGRLFLRKDNGLVRDVFHQRHMQRLVGHMGIGHVRYPTAGSSTSAEAQPFYVNSPYGITLAHNGNLTNVEQLAKEIYESDLRHVNTNSDSEVLLNVFAHELAQRGKLQPTEEDVFAAVTDVHNRCVGGYAVVAMITGYGIVGFRDPHGIRPIVFGQRHTDEGVEYMIASESVSLDVLGFTLIRDLAPGEAVYITEDGKLHTRQCAIAPKLTPCIFEHVYLARPDSIIDGVSVYKARLRMGEKLAEKILRERPEHDIDVVIPIPDTSRTAALELANHLGVKFREGFVKNRYIGRTFIMPGQAARKKSVRQKLNAIELEFRGKNVMLVDDSIVRGTTCKQIIQMAREAGAKNVYFCSAAPAVRYPNVYGIDMPSAHELIAHNRSTQDVADLIGADWLIYQDLPDLIEAVGGGKIKIAEFDCAVFDGKYVTGDVDEAYLNKIEQARNDSSKIKTQAVSAIIDLYNN
- a CDS encoding CvpA family protein, coding for MPFTWVDWAIVAIVAISALISLSRGFVKEALSLLTWIIAGVVAWMFGGSLSVYLAGYIETPSARVIAGCAIMFIATLLVGAMVNYLIGELIRVTGLSGTDRFLGMAFGAARGGLLVVVAVGLLSLGPVQQDAWWQESVLVPKFLLVADWSKNLILGWSSQWLASGISVPADLPFKEHLLPAKTPQ